The Anaeromyxobacter sp. sequence GGTTGCCTGGCCCGCTTCGGTGGGCTGGTCTGGGCCCTGGCCCGCCGCCTCTCGCCCTCGCCCGCCGACGCCGAGGACGCCACCCAGGAGATCTTCCTCGACCTGTGGCGCCACGGCGCCCGCTACGACCCGGCCCGGGGCTCGGAGGAGGTCTTCGTGGCCATGCTGGCCCGGCGCCGGCTCATCGACCGGCGCCGCACGGTCCTGCGCCGCCCGGCCACCCTGCCCCTCGCCGAGGCGGCCGGGGCGTCGGTCCAGGGTGACGCGGAGCGCTGCGCCGAGGCCGGCCTGGCCGTCCGGGCCATGGCGGGGCTGCGGGTGGAGCAGCGGGAGGTCCTGCGCCTGTCGGTGACGCAGGGGCTGACGCACGAGGAGATTGCCGCCCAGACCGGCATGCCGCTCGGCACCGTGAAGGCCCACACCCGGCGCGGCCTCCAGCGCATCCGGGCGGCCCTGCTGGGCGAAGTGAACGAGGGAGTATCGCCGGAGGACGAGCGATGAGCGGGCCGGACCGACAGGACGAGCTGCTGGCCGCCCGCGCCCTCGAGGGGCTCGTCCCCGAGGAGGCGTCGGAGCTCCTGCGCCTGCGCGCCGCCGGCGACGACGGGTTCGACCTGGCGGCCGCGGCCGTGGCGCTCGGCACCATCCCGCCCGAGCCGATGCCGGCGGAGCTGGCGGCCAAGGTGCTGGCCGCCGCGCCGAGCGCCGGCGCCGCGCGGGCCGCCGGGCCGGCCGTTGGACCGGTCGGCGTGGCACCGATCGCCGGACCGGCCGGCGTGGTCCGGGTCGTCGAGCCGCCTGCCCGTGGCCCAGGCACCCCGGAAGGCGCGCCCGGACCTGTTCCGATGGGGCGGCTGGGCCGTCGCGGCCGCCTGCCTGGCCCTGGCCGGCGCGGCCTGGCTCCGCCCGCCCGAGGTGCTGGAGACGGAGCGGCTGGTGGTGCAGTCGCCACCGCCCGTGCCTCCCCTGCGGCGCGGCGCGAGGCGCTGCTCCGGGAGGCCCCGGACGCGCGCACCGTGGCCTGGGCGGCCACCAAGGACCCTGCGGCGCAGGGCGCCTCCGGCGACGTGGTCTGGAGCGGGGCGCGCCAGGCCGGCTTCATGCGCATCCGCGGGCTCCAGCGCAACGACCGCGTCCGCGCCCAGTACCAGCTCTGGATCTTCGACGCCGCGCGCGAGGCGGCCCACCCGGTGGACGGCGGTGTCTTCGACGTGGCGGGGGACGAGGTGGTCGTCCCCATCGACGCGGCGGTCGCGGTGGACCGGCCGACCCTGTTCGCGGTCACGGTGGAGCGGCCCGGCGGCGTGGTGGTGTCGAGGCGCGAGCGGATCGTGCTGGCGGCGGCCGTGGCGAACTGAGCCGGGCGGGCGAGTTCGGACGTGGTCCAGACCGGCTACATCGGTAACGGGCTGACCGGAGACATGGGTAACAGTCTCGGCCATGCCCTGGGCCCAGGCTGACCAGATGAGCGAGCGACTCCGATTCGTGTTGGCGCAGCGGAAGAACAGGTCGACCTTCAGCAGCCTCTGTGCGGCGTTCGGCGTGGCGCCAAAGACCGGGTACAAGTGGCTGCATCAGTTCGAGGCCTCGGGGGCCGCCGGACTCGTGGACCGATCCCGCCGGCCCAAGTCGAATAGCCGGGCCATCCCCGAGGCCGTGCGCGATCGCCTGGTCGAGCTGCGTCGCGTCCACCCGACCTGGGGCCCGAAGAAGCTCGTCGCGTGGCTCGAGGCGAACACGCTCGGCCTCGATGTGCCGGCCCCAAGCACGGTCGGCGAACTGCTGAAGCAGCGCGGGCTCGTGATGGAGCGCAAGCGAATACGCCACCAGCAGCCTCGTACGGAGCCACTTCGCCACGCTGACAAGCCCAACGCAGTCTGGGCGATGGACTTCAAGGGCTGGTTCCGCCTGGGCGATGGCGTTCGATGCGACCCGCTGACCATCACCGACGGATTCAGTCGGTACCTCCTTTGCTGCAATGCCGGGAAGGCGACGGGCGACGAGGTCGCCAGAGACGTCTGGGCCGCGCTGGTGAGGACGTTCCGCGAGTTCGGCATGCCAGCGGCCATTCGCGTCGACAACGGCCAGCCCTGGGCTGCCCCGAAGGGCACGCTGGGCATCACAAAGCTCGCCGTGAAGATCTTGAAGGCCGGCGTGGCGCTGGAGCGTATCGATCCCGGCAAGCCCCAGCAGAACGGCCGTCACGAGCGCTTCCACCTGACGCTCAAGCAGGAGACCGTTCAGCCTCCGGCCGAGGACATGCAGGCGCAGCAAGACCGCTTCGACCTCTTCCAGCGCGAATACAACGACGAGCGCCCGCACGAAGCGTTGCGGCAGCGACCGCCCAGCAAGATCTACACCCGTTCAAAGCGAGCCTGCCCGAGTCGCCTCGCCGTGCCGGAGTATCCGAGCTGGTACTCCACCGTCACGCTCAAGATAGGAGGCAACGTGCACCTCCTCGGGACGACCTACTTCATCAGCACTGCACTTGAGGACGAACGGGTCGGCATCGTCGAGGTCGAAGACGGCTGCTTCGAGCTCTACTTCTTCAGTCGGCTCCTTGGCCGGATCCACACCGCACACCCTGAACTGGGCTTCATCGCCGCCTGAGCACCGTTACCGATGTCTCCGGTCTGGGCGTTACCTGTGTTTCCGGTTGCACAACGTCCGAACCAAGATCGTAGGGTGGCGATGAGCTGGTGGCCCCGATCCTCACCTGGGCCGCGCCGCCCGGGCCGGAACTCCTGGGCTTTGGGGCCAGGGGCGGAATCGCACTGGCTGCCCTCGCTGCTCACGCTGGTGGGTGCGGGTGCTCATCCTCCTCCGGGACCCCCACCCCCTCCGACCGCCACGGCCTGCGCCGACGGGCTCCGGAACCAGGACGAGACCGACGTGGACTGCGGCGGCTCCTGCCGCGCCGGCTGTGCCGTGGCCGCGTCGTGCAGCGTGAACGCCGACTGCATGCTCGGAGCCTGCTCGGGTCGCACCTGCGTGGTGCCGGCTGGCGCGCCGACGCCCACGGGGCCGGTCAGCGCGGTCCTCGGCGCGGCCGGGGGCGCTGGACGTGGTCACGCCCGAAGGAGCGACGCTCCACCTGGAGGTGCTCGCAGGGGCGCTGATCGCCGATGTCCCGCTGACCGTGGAGCCGCTGGCGGCTCAGCGTGGCGAGTGGTTCCGTATCGCCTTCGACACGCCAGGGCTGCTCTTCCGTCAGCCCGTCGCCGTGACCCCTGACCATCCCCGGCGGCGCCTTCGACGCCGACGCCACCCTGTTCTCCCGCGCGTCGGGCGCCGACCAGCGGTTCTACGCCCTTCCGTCCGGAGCCCCGACGGCCGCACGCTGACGGCGGCGGTGACCTCGCTGGGCTTCGGCAGCCTGGCGACACCGGGCCTGCCCCCACGGCCGCCGTCGCGCGGCAGGCGCACGGCCTCCACCTGGGCGGCCCCGTGGCGACCAGCCCGGGCGCCGACCCGGTCTACTGGAACCGCTTCTTCCTGAACGCCGCCTCCATCCCGCTCGACGACCTTCTGCCGGCGCTGCGGACCCTCTTCTCCGGGCTGCTCGAGGAGGGGCTCGTCCAGGAGGCCATGGTCCTGTCCATCGGGACCAACATGCTGCTGCAGCGCCTCGGCGCAGACGAGGGCCAGTGGACGGCGCGGCGCGGGCCTTCTTCGACGACATGATGAGGAGCGTCTGCACGGGCCTGGAGGGGCGATGAAGCGCTCCGCCGAGCCCCAGCCGCAGTGCTTCTGGCAGGCGCGCGACTCGCTGAAGGACCTGCTGACCCTCGGCAGGCTGGAGAACCAGGTCGACGCTATCGCCAGCGGCGGGTGCAACGCCAACAACGCCTGGGCCGCCACCGCCAGCGCGCTGATCGATCGGACGGCTGACTACCTGAACAACTCCGCCAATCGGCTCTCCATCGTGGCCTGCAACTGCAGGGATCCCAAGCGGCTGGCGGCCGAGGCGGCGGGCCGGCTGAAGGCACGCCCCTGGTGCCGCGCGCAGCCGCCCCAGTCCAGGATCGCCCCGGGGGGTGTCGTCCGTCGCCTCTGACCGCACCACCGAGCCGGGTGAGTGGAGGTGCTGCTCGAGTCGGTGTCCGACTCCGGAGATGCCTTCGCTCCTCTACGCCGTTGGCGCCGTCGAGGATGGCCAGCGCTGCGATTCGGCCGCACGTGGCGCGCTCATCGGCTCTGCGCGCAAGCATGCCTATGCGCTCTGCAACGACAACCAGGACAGCTCCATCCTGACCTCGCTCGGCTGCAGGGTCGGCATCCTGGACGCGCCGCGCCCGAGCTCGGCGTCGCGATCCTGATGGACGCCCACGCTGGCGGTGCCGCGCTCCACGTGGTCGCCGAGCGAGCCGGGCACTCGCCGATCGCCACGGTCGACGTCCTCCCCCGACCGCGCCCGACCAGGCCCCGGCCGTGCCCCCCGTCGAGGCGGACCTGGACGGCTGGCCCAGCTCCGGTCCCATCGCCACGCTGCGCTGCCGGACGAGTCCTCCTTCGGGGCTGCGACCCTGAGCAGGACGAGCTCACCTTCACGGCGGTCGCCGGCGCCACCCGCGTCCTCGAGTCCCGCTACGCCAACGCCGCGCAGGACATCCTCACGGCCGCGGCCGCGCCTTTACCCGATCGACCTCCACAGCACGCGCTTGGCCTCGGCCTCCCCACCGACGGCACCGGGTCCTTCGACGTCGTCATCGAGCGCAAGGGGCCTGGTTGTGGAGTCCAGCCGGCCAGCAACACCATCTTCACCGTGCCGGTGAAGTTTGGCGTGCCCCGGCTGGTCCTGGACGAATCGCGTAGCTTCCCGCATGTCTACAGGGTTCAAGATCGGGGGCCGACCGGCCCGACGGAGATCTCAGCGTCACCGGGCCCGGAGCGCTACTTCCTGCGCCTCTACTTGCGCCAGCGGAACGTCCTGATCGGTACGGTCGTCAGTCTTCGACGGCACCTC is a genomic window containing:
- a CDS encoding sigma-70 family RNA polymerase sigma factor, with protein sequence MPPAPETPMLVRAALGDDAAVRGCLARFGGLVWALARRLSPSPADAEDATQEIFLDLWRHGARYDPARGSEEVFVAMLARRRLIDRRRTVLRRPATLPLAEAAGASVQGDAERCAEAGLAVRAMAGLRVEQREVLRLSVTQGLTHEEIAAQTGMPLGTVKAHTRRGLQRIRAALLGEVNEGVSPEDER
- a CDS encoding transposase, which produces MSERLRFVLAQRKNRSTFSSLCAAFGVAPKTGYKWLHQFEASGAAGLVDRSRRPKSNSRAIPEAVRDRLVELRRVHPTWGPKKLVAWLEANTLGLDVPAPSTVGELLKQRGLVMERKRIRHQQPRTEPLRHADKPNAVWAMDFKGWFRLGDGVRCDPLTITDGFSRYLLCCNAGKATGDEVARDVWAALVRTFREFGMPAAIRVDNGQPWAAPKGTLGITKLAVKILKAGVALERIDPGKPQQNGRHERFHLTLKQETVQPPAEDMQAQQDRFDLFQREYNDERPHEALRQRPPSKIYTRSKRACPSRLAVPEYPSWYSTVTLKIGGNVHLLGTTYFISTALEDERVGIVEVEDGCFELYFFSRLLGRIHTAHPELGFIAA